The genomic segment CCGCGACCCGCTCCACCGCCTGAGCGAACTGTTCGACCTGGCCGATGCGGTCCTTGAGGAGATAGCCGACGCCGGTGCCGTCGCCTGTGTCCAACAGTTCGGCGGCGTAGGCCCGTTGGACGTACTGGCTGAGGACGAGGACCGGCAGCGAAGGGTTCGCGGCGCGTAGGTCGAGGGCCGCGCGCAGCCCCTCGTCGGTGAGGCCGGGCGGCATGCGTACGTCGGTGACGACGAGGTCGGGGGCGCAGGACTCCACGGCCGAGGTCAGCGACTCCGCGTCGCCGACCGCCGCGACGACCTCGTGCCCGAACCGGGTCAGGACGCCCACGAGCCCTTCCCGCAGCAGCACGCTGTCCTCGGCGAGCACGATCTTCAGCGCTGCGGGCACGGGATCTCCAGGGACAGGACGGTCGGGCCGCCGGCCGGGCTGTGGACGGACAGTGTCCCATCGAGCACGGCGAGCCGGTCGGCGAGTCCGGTGAGGCCCGTGCCCCGCGCGGGGTCGGCGCCGCCCGTCCCGTCGTCCCGCACCTCCACCCGCAGCCGCCCGCCCGTGTACCGCCCGCCGACCCAGGCCCGCTCCGCCCCGCTGTGCCTGCCGATGTTGGCGAGCGCCTCCCGGACCGCGAAGTACGCGGCGGACTCCACGGACTCGGCGAACCGCGGGAGGTCGACGTCCAGTTCCACGGGTACGGCGGACCGGTCGGCCGCGTCGGCGAGGGCGTCCGGCAGGCCGTAGTCGGCGAGGACCTGGGGATGGACGCCGTGGATCAACTCCCGCAGTTCGCCCAGGACCCGGTCGGCCTCCCGGTGGGCGGCGGCGAGCCGGTCGGCCAGTTCGGGCGGGGCGTCGAGCCGGGCCAGGCCCAGGGTCATGCTCAGGGCCACGAGGCGTTGCTGTGCTCCGTCGTGCAGATCGCGTTCGATCCGCCGCCGCTCCGCCTCGAAGGCCGCCACCAGCCGGGCCCGCGACCGTGTCACCTCGGCGAGCCGCCGCTCCGCCTCCGCCTCGTTCGGCGCGAGCAGCAGCCGGGCCAGGGCGGCACGGGCGCGCGCGTACAGGACGAGCGGCGTGAGCAGCGCGAGGAGGACGATGACACCGAGGACCGTGCACAGCAGGGCCTGGTCGTAGGAGTCGATCAGCCAGAGCTTGGCGATCCGCGCGTCACCGCTGGCAGCGCTCGTCATCGCCAGCTGCGCGGGCGCCCCGATCAACGCGCCCGGCATGCCCAACGCCCCGAACAGCACGGCCGCGTCCAGCGGCCACAGCACGAACCCGAGGAGCCCCGTGTACGCCAACTCCCGCCAGGTCGCCCGCTCGGTCAGCCGCAGCCGGGCCCAGGCGGCGAGACCAGGCTCGGCCGGGGTGGCGTGCGGGTCGGGCAGCGCCGGGCCCGGGGCGGCGAGGAGCAGCCGCCGGCGTTCCAGGGCGCCGACGGGTCCGCCGGAGAGAACGGCCAGGGCGAGCAGCGGCAGGCCTACGAGGAGGGGGGTGAGCACGAGGCCGACGGTGCCCAGGACCAGGAGCACGACCATCAGGACCACGCCGACCAGCACACCGCTCAGCAGGTACGCCACCGTGCGCGGCACATCCCGTACGACCGTTCGGATCATGGGGTCACGGTAGGCCGGGGTCGCGGGCAACGGCCATATGCGCAGGGGGTGTTCCGGGGGTGGGGCCGGCCCTACCCCGTCAGGAGTTCCTCCCGCCCCCGCGCCCGGTACTCCGCCACCAGCCGCGCCTGATCCACCGCGGAGAACTTGCGGTAGGCCCATTTCCCCGGTGGGCGCCACCAGACCGGGTCCGGGCAGCGGAAGCCCTCGCGGCGGAGGGCGGCGCGCTGGATCTTGTTGGTGGCGGTGACGGGCATGGAGGGGACGACGCGTACGAATCGGGGGGTCATCTTCGTGCCCAGGTCGGGCTGGGACACGAGGAATTCGGCGAAGCCGTCCGGGTCGAAGGCGCCCGCGATCGTCGCCATGACCTGGTCCCCGGCGACCGGGTCGGGGACCGCGTAGACGGCGACGGCCTCGGCGCCCTCGTAGCGGGCGAGGATGTTCTCGATGACGGCGGCGGCGAGGTTCTCGCTGTCGACGCGGAGGCGGTCGTCGGTGCGGCCGGCGAAGTAGAGGAAGCCGCC from the Streptomyces sp. NBC_00310 genome contains:
- a CDS encoding response regulator transcription factor — translated: MPAALKIVLAEDSVLLREGLVGVLTRFGHEVVAAVGDAESLTSAVESCAPDLVVTDVRMPPGLTDEGLRAALDLRAANPSLPVLVLSQYVQRAYAAELLDTGDGTGVGYLLKDRIGQVEQFAQAVERVAAGGTVVDPEVVRQLLRRRRDPLAALTPREREVLALVAEGKSNGAIARALVVTEAAVGKHIGNILGKLDLPPAQDTHRRVLAVLAYLRG
- a CDS encoding sensor histidine kinase codes for the protein MIRTVVRDVPRTVAYLLSGVLVGVVLMVVLLVLGTVGLVLTPLLVGLPLLALAVLSGGPVGALERRRLLLAAPGPALPDPHATPAEPGLAAWARLRLTERATWRELAYTGLLGFVLWPLDAAVLFGALGMPGALIGAPAQLAMTSAASGDARIAKLWLIDSYDQALLCTVLGVIVLLALLTPLVLYARARAALARLLLAPNEAEAERRLAEVTRSRARLVAAFEAERRRIERDLHDGAQQRLVALSMTLGLARLDAPPELADRLAAAHREADRVLGELRELIHGVHPQVLADYGLPDALADAADRSAVPVELDVDLPRFAESVESAAYFAVREALANIGRHSGAERAWVGGRYTGGRLRVEVRDDGTGGADPARGTGLTGLADRLAVLDGTLSVHSPAGGPTVLSLEIPCPQR